The region CGGCTAAAGCACTTTCTACTCGCAACGATGAGCCACAAAAAGCATCTCGTCCTTGGGATAAAGACCGTGATGGTTTCGTTCTAGGTGATGGTGCAGGTGTGATTGTTCTGGAAGAGTATGAACACGCTAAAGCTCGTGGCGCTAAAATCTATGCTGAATTAGTTGGCTTCGGTATGTCTGGTGATGCTTATCACATGACTTCTCCAAGCTCTGACGGTTCAGGTGGTGCATTGGCAATGTCTGCTGCACTACGTGACGCAGGCCTTGATGGCACTCAAATCGGTTATGTGAACGCTCACGGTACGTCAACTCCTGCAGGTGACGTGGCTGAAGTGAAAGGCATTAAACTGGCTCTTGGTGAAGAAGGTGCGAAACAAGTACTAGTTTCTTCTACTAAATCGATGACTGGTCACCTTCTAGGTGCAGCAGGTTCAGTAGAATCTATCATCACTATTATGTCGCTAGTTGACCAAATCGTTCCACCAACCATCAACCTGGATAACCCAGAAGAAGGTTTGGATATCGATTTAGTTCCGAATACCGCACGTAAAGTGGAAGGTATGGAATACGCGATTTGTAACTCATTTGGTTTCGGTGGTACTAACGGTTCACTGATTTTCAAACGTATGCAGTAATACGTAGTTACGTTGATGCTTGTATTCGAACGGCTTGATGCTTAGCATTAAGCCGTTTGTTTTTTTGGGGAACAAAAAGTCGAAAGGGAACGAAAATGATTTGGGTAAATGGACAGGCCACACAGCATATTTCCATCGGTGATCGTTCGTTTCAATACGGCGATGGTTGTTTCACTACTATGCTGACTCGTGGCGGCAAAATTCAGTTCTGGGACTATCATTTCGAGCGGATGCAAGCGTGCCTATCACTTTTAGGTATTGTACAACCCGACTGGGGATTGATCGCCAACTGGTTAGATAATGCAATCCTACCAGAGCCTTACGCAGGACTTAAACTGCACATTAGTCGCGGAAGTGGTGGTCGTGGATATAGCCCTACTCAAGTGACCGTTCCCAATGTTACTATTAGCCACTTCATGTTTCCTGAGCATTATCGTCAATGGCAGCAGCAAGGTATCGCTCTTGGTGTTTGCCGACAGCAAATGGGAATTAACCCAATGCTCGCAGGCCATAAACACAATAATCGGCTCGAACAGGTATTATTAAAGGCCGAAGCTGAGCAACAAGGTTTTGCCGATGCGGTATGCTGCGATGTTGCCGGGCGGGTGATAGAAACCACGATGGCTAACTTATTTTGGGTGAAGGGATCGCAGCTATTTACCCCATCACTTGAACGAGCAGGCGTTGCTGGTGTGGCGCGCCGAGTGATTTTGGAGCAAGCCAGCGCTTTAGGGCTTCACGTTCAATTGGGCGATTTTTCACTCAATGAATTGATGTCTGCTGAAGAGATTTTTGTTTCTAACGCCATCTTAGGTGTTGCTCCAGTTTGCCAAATTGATGTTCAATGCTTTGAAATTGGAAAACAAACACGACGCTTTCAGGAGATTTTTCATTCGTGCTAAAGAAACTCGCTGTCATTGTAATCGCTCTAATTATTCTTGCGACGAGTGGCTATATCTATATTAATCATTCGGTTGATGCCTATCTCAGCCAGCCATTAACTGTTCAACAAGAGCAGATCGTGACGATTCCGTCCGGTGCCAATATTAATCGCGCATTCTCTTTGTTAAACGAAAAAGGTTGGATAAAACCTAACTTTGCAGAGAAATTCGTTCGTCGCTTACATCCAGAATTGGTGCAAATCAAGGCGGGAACCTATCAGCTTTTGCCTAATATGTCGCTCAATCAAGCGATAGAGCTTTTTCGTTCAGGTAAAGAGCACCAGTTTGCCATTACTTTTGTCGAAGGAAGTCGATTTAGCGAATGGCGTGAACAACTGACTAAGATGCCTTATCTCACTCATACTATTGAGGATAAGTCTGAGCAGCAAATTGCTCAGCAGCTGGGTATCGAGCAAAACAAAGTTGAAGGCTTATTTCTAGCAGAGACGTATCACTTTACTGCAGGGGAAAGTGATATCGATATTTTACGTCGAGCGCATCAGAAGTTGATGAGCGCGTTAGATGAAGCATGGCAACATCGCCAAGATGGCTTACCGCTAAAAACACCGTATGACGCACTGATTTTGGCCTCGATTATTGAAAAAGAGACGGCAATTGAGAGTGAGCGAGAGCGAATTGCTTCGGTATTCGTGAACCGTCTTAATAAGCATATGCGTTTACAAACCGACCCTACGGTGATTTACGGGATGGGGGACGCTTATGACGGGAATATTCGTCGTCCTGACCTGCGTAAGCCAACGCCATATAATACCTACGTGATATTCGGTCTGCCACCAACGCCGATTGCCATGGTAGGTAAAGATTCACTGACTGCCGCGGTAACGCCTGAGCAGTCAGATTACTTATACTTCGTTGCCAGTGGCAATGGAGGACATGTGTTCTCAAAGACGTTGTCTGAGCACAATCGCGCAGTACGCGCCTATTTAAACTATCTTAGAAAGCATAAATGAACGGTAAATTTATTGTCATCGAAGGCCTTGAAGGGGCAGGTAAGAGTACTGCAATTCAAACAGTAGTAGAAACGTTAACGGCGCATCATGTTGGCAATATCGTACGCACTCGTGAGCCAGGCGGTACAGTACTCGCTGAAAAAATGCGGGCTCTGGTCAAGGAAGAGCATGAAGGTGAAGTGCTGCAAGATATGACAGAGCTTTTGCTCATGTATGCTGCGCGAGTTCAATTAGTTGAAAACGTAATTAAGCCAGCACTCAAGCAAGGTGATTGGGTAGTGGGTGATCGCCACGATCTTTCATCTCAAGCGTATCAAGGTGGTGGGCGTCAGCTCAGTAACGCGACGATGATGGCGTTAAAGCAGACAGCGCTGGGCGACTTTAAACCCGATTTCACCTTATATCTTGATATCGACCCTAAAGTGGGACTTGAGCGAGCGCGTGGTCGCGGCGAGTTGGATCGCATTGAAAAGATGGATATCAGCTTTTTTGAACGTACGCGCGCACGCTACCAAGCATTGGCTGCAGCAGATGACTCTATCGTCACCATTAATGCTCAGCAAAGTATTGCTGAGGTCGCAGCCGATATTCGTCACGCACTTGAAACATGGTTAGCCCAGCAATAAGGTATTGATTATGGCGGCGACTCTTTATCCGTGGTTGCTTCAACCGTGGAAAACTTGGCAGCAGCGTTTGCAGAGCTGTACCTTTGCTCATGCAACCTTAGTTCATACCCAGCAAGGGTTGGGTACCGATGAGCTGGTTGCACAGGTGGCTAAAACGTTAATGTGCACGAGTAGTGACACTGAACCATGCGGTTTTTGCCATGGGTGTGAATTGATGCAATCAGGAACTCATCCTGATTATCACGAAGTGCGTCCAGAGAAAGAGGGGAAAACCATTACGGTGGACCAGATTCGTCAGTGCAATCGAGTAGCATTGGAATCCTCACAACTTTCTGGGTATCGGTTGATGGTGATTGAACCTGCAGAGGCGATGAGTGAGTCCGCAGCGAACGCTCTGTTAAAAACGCTGGAAGAACCGCCGGAAAAGTGTGTGTTTGTGTTGGTTTGTCACCAGATTAATCTATTGTTACCGACCATAGTGAGCCGATGCCAAACGATCAATGTCGCCGCTCCAACGGCACACCAAGCCAGTGAATGGGTGGCAACACAGCTAAATCAGTCGATACCAGATTATGCCGCTCACTTGCATGATAATGCGCCTCTCTTGACGTTAAAGTTTGTTGAATCCGATGGAGTCAAGCAACTTACTACGCTTGAGCAAGCCTTTATCCGCTCCATTTCTGGTGATGTTA is a window of Vibrio porteresiae DSM 19223 DNA encoding:
- the tmk gene encoding dTMP kinase translates to MNGKFIVIEGLEGAGKSTAIQTVVETLTAHHVGNIVRTREPGGTVLAEKMRALVKEEHEGEVLQDMTELLLMYAARVQLVENVIKPALKQGDWVVGDRHDLSSQAYQGGGRQLSNATMMALKQTALGDFKPDFTLYLDIDPKVGLERARGRGELDRIEKMDISFFERTRARYQALAAADDSIVTINAQQSIAEVAADIRHALETWLAQQ
- the pabC gene encoding aminodeoxychorismate lyase → MIWVNGQATQHISIGDRSFQYGDGCFTTMLTRGGKIQFWDYHFERMQACLSLLGIVQPDWGLIANWLDNAILPEPYAGLKLHISRGSGGRGYSPTQVTVPNVTISHFMFPEHYRQWQQQGIALGVCRQQMGINPMLAGHKHNNRLEQVLLKAEAEQQGFADAVCCDVAGRVIETTMANLFWVKGSQLFTPSLERAGVAGVARRVILEQASALGLHVQLGDFSLNELMSAEEIFVSNAILGVAPVCQIDVQCFEIGKQTRRFQEIFHSC
- the holB gene encoding DNA polymerase III subunit delta' — translated: MAATLYPWLLQPWKTWQQRLQSCTFAHATLVHTQQGLGTDELVAQVAKTLMCTSSDTEPCGFCHGCELMQSGTHPDYHEVRPEKEGKTITVDQIRQCNRVALESSQLSGYRLMVIEPAEAMSESAANALLKTLEEPPEKCVFVLVCHQINLLLPTIVSRCQTINVAAPTAHQASEWVATQLNQSIPDYAAHLHDNAPLLTLKFVESDGVKQLTTLEQAFIRSISGDVSAAVECAQLVAQEPLVRLSWLWYLMSDAQKVHFGLLAQDALPGAQALAKHLSYNTLYRQSEALIQLKEQLRAFTGLNAELLITQWLFNINNEDSCL
- the fabF gene encoding beta-ketoacyl-ACP synthase II, coding for MSKRRVVVTGMGMLSPVGNTVESSWKALLAGQSGIVNIEHFDTTNFSTRFAGLVKDFDCEEYMSKKDARKMDLFIQYGIAAGIQALNDSGLEITPENAPRVGVAIGSGIGGLDLIEAGHTALVEKGPRKVSPFFVPSTIVNMVAGNLSIMRGLRGPNIAISTACTTGLHNIGHAARMIAYGDADAMVAGGAEKASTPLGMAGFGAAKALSTRNDEPQKASRPWDKDRDGFVLGDGAGVIVLEEYEHAKARGAKIYAELVGFGMSGDAYHMTSPSSDGSGGALAMSAALRDAGLDGTQIGYVNAHGTSTPAGDVAEVKGIKLALGEEGAKQVLVSSTKSMTGHLLGAAGSVESIITIMSLVDQIVPPTINLDNPEEGLDIDLVPNTARKVEGMEYAICNSFGFGGTNGSLIFKRMQ
- the mltG gene encoding endolytic transglycosylase MltG, translating into MLKKLAVIVIALIILATSGYIYINHSVDAYLSQPLTVQQEQIVTIPSGANINRAFSLLNEKGWIKPNFAEKFVRRLHPELVQIKAGTYQLLPNMSLNQAIELFRSGKEHQFAITFVEGSRFSEWREQLTKMPYLTHTIEDKSEQQIAQQLGIEQNKVEGLFLAETYHFTAGESDIDILRRAHQKLMSALDEAWQHRQDGLPLKTPYDALILASIIEKETAIESERERIASVFVNRLNKHMRLQTDPTVIYGMGDAYDGNIRRPDLRKPTPYNTYVIFGLPPTPIAMVGKDSLTAAVTPEQSDYLYFVASGNGGHVFSKTLSEHNRAVRAYLNYLRKHK